DNA sequence from the Halichoerus grypus chromosome 8, mHalGry1.hap1.1, whole genome shotgun sequence genome:
CAAAAGCCCTATTTTCAACATGTAACTTGCTACTCAAGAGTAGAAGAACGGGCATCCCGATGGGGACGGAGGGgtggctctccctgccccctccactgCCACAATGCTACCTGCCACGCCAAGAAATCCCCATAGACAGTGGGGAACAGAGCTAAGAGCTAGACACGGGCCCCTTTTCTGGGACTACTCCACGGTTTGGGGCACGAAACTAGGGGAAGCCTCCCTTCCCAAAGCCCCCGACCTCCCACGTAGTAGCTAGACCTCAAGGAGCCCCACGCCGATCCATGGCCCACCCTGCTGCGACTGGACATCCCGCACCTAGGAAGTCTTACCTGCTGCAAAAGGCATTTTGTAGGGGCAGCCGCCGCAGGTAGTGCCGATGTGGGTAAGAGATGGGGGCAACATTTCACAGATGCTGTAGCCATTCACTCCAGTGTCCTCGCTAGAACAGTAGCGAGAGCCCCAGGGAGTGTGCTGGAAAGGGGTGCCTGCGGGCACTGAGCTCGGTGCCAAGAGGAGCCCCTCGTTAGGTGCAGCCACTGGGGACAACTTGCCCTCGGGAAGCATGGGGCAGGGGGCGTAGCCTCCACACTGCAGCCCGTCTTGGCTGCAGTAAAGGTAGAAGCTGCCTAGGGCAGTGAGCTCAGGTCGACCGCACAGGCCACTGTAGTGGGCAGGGTTGCCAGGCATCGGCAGGGGGGACAGCTGGGGTGTGGGGAAAGAAGGCTGGTGCAGTTCCTGCTTGGGGGCAGGCGACTCTTCGCCTGGGCGCCCAGGCTCTGGCTTCAAGGCTGCCTGCCCACCCATCAGCAGAGGCAGGTGGGGGCGCAGCCCCAAGGGACTCTCCAGAGCCTTGCTCAGGGGCTGGTaaggtggctggctggctggccccCGAGGGGTGGCGGATGGCCATGGCTCCTCGGGGTGCCTCTGCCAGTCGAGTGGGCCTACAGCCTCCCCAGAGCCAGGGCCCTGCTGGGCCTTGGGATAGTTCTTGCCATTGATCTTATTAGCCCACTTTGGCCTCGGAGCCCTCAGCGCCGGTGGCTCTGCGGAGCGCCCCTCTGCTTCTGGGTGGGCACGCGGTGGCCTCAAGGGTAGCTCCCGCTCCTGGCTCAGCTTCAGGAAGGCAGCTGCATTCAGGCTGGCCAGTCTCTTGGGCGCTGGGTCACCATCTCGACGGGCACCCTCATCCGGTGCTGGCTCTGGGGACAGGTCCCGACTTCCTCCTCCAAGGTCCTCGAGCCGGGGCCGCTTCTTGGAGGAGGACCAGCCGCCCGCGGCCCGGTCCCGGCTGCGGTGAGAGTCGCCCCCTCGGCTGCGACGGGTGCCCACCAGGCTGCTGGCATCCTCCCGCTCCAGCAGCAGGTTATTGAGGGCCTCCGCATTGAGGGAGGCCAGGCGCCTCTTGCGGGGCTGGGCAAGGCCAGGGTCCTCACTGGATGGGGCTGGGCTCGGGGGCTTGGGCAGGTCAGGGGGCAGCTCATCAGCCTCATCTGCACTCCGTGGACCAGCCACATTCTCCAGGCGGGTCAGGAGCACTTTGCAGGCCTTGGGCTTCTCGGGGACCAACGGGCGCTTACGCAGTGGGTAGTTCTTGCGGCGCCCGGTGAAGTGCCCTGGGCTCTCGGGCATGCCTGCTTCCACACTCTCTGCCCCCGGCTCCGTACTGCTGCCTTCCATCTGCAGGGGCTCCCGGCGGCCAGAGGGGCCCGAACTCAGCATGGGAAGGGACTTCCTCCGTGTGTGTGTCATGGGGTACTTCCAATCTGCAGGGCAGAAGGGAGAAGCCCACCGTGACCTGCCTGGCCTGCTTTCTCCTCTGCTGCAGCCCGTCCAGTGTCAACGCCCTCCCCCTTCGGTAACTCTGGCCTACCCTCACCCCATCTACAGCCGGATTTTCCCAAGACCCCTCTTCCAGAGTGCAAAGGTCCAGTGGGGTCAGGCCACCAACAGCTGTGCAAGGACTGGCTGCCCCACTCTTCTTTTAGCCTAGGGTCCTTCTCTGAACTAAGCCCTTCAACAGCCTATGGAAGGATGCAGGCCCTGGGGTCAGAAGACAGAAGGCGCTGGGGGCAAAGTTCTCAGTTCTTTACCTGTCCTTCTCCCGCTAGATACTTATCACAGGTCAGGAAGAGGCTCTGAAGACACCAAGCcaggatggggctggggtggtgggagcCCATCTGCTCCTTCAATAACATTACCAATCCTTCCCCCATCTTGGGGCTTCTGAGATTGGCCACAGGAAGATAAGGACAGAGACAGTGAGGAGCTAAGGTGAGGAACCCGCCTGCTGGGctgtggagaaaaacaaagtccaGCCTGTGGGGACACCCTGCCTGGCACGTACAGCAGGACAGCCATAACCTGGGTCTTGCTGGAAAAGCCCCCTGAAGGGGAAGGCCTGGCTGTGAGGAGTGCAGGGTCAGGGGAGGTCTCAGCCAGCCCCAGGAGCCAGCATTCCTGGGTAGGAACCCCACGCAACAGCCTCTAAGAGTTCGGGAAATAAAGTATCAAAGACAAGAACTAACTGGAGACAAACCGACAAACCAAACCTGGGCTGCCTTGCTAGCCCTGCCCTGTTTCTCAGGTCTCCCTCCTGGTAGGCAAGATGCCAGGCAGAGAAGAggactgggggggtggggcatggcAGGAAGCCCAAACCCCTGGACAGAAAATGCCCACGACCAGGCAGCATCCTGCCCCCAACATACCTGGGGCAGCCTGGGCCCCGTCCTGAATGAGAGGCCAGAGCTGGGCTGTATCCTGGAAGCTGGCACGGCCAAGGCAATGAAGaactggcgggggtgggggggtggaggcgTCAGTGTCAGTGGTCTGAGACGACTGAGCCGTTCACTCCCTACCTGCTCCCCAACCCAAAGCAAGGGGCTGCCTAACAAGGTGCCAGACAAGGCTCTGCcctcccaggcaccccgcagccccctccccacccagcaggccCAGGCTTTCCAGCCTGATTTCGCCACTGCTGCTGTTATTCATACTCCCTCTCCCAGAGAGGCTGGGAGCAGTCCCTGCTGGGCCAGGATTTAACCCTGAAAGCCCCAAGCCTGAAGGCTCCCATGGATTCCCGAGCCCTTCCCAGGCAGCTCCTGTGGCCGTGGGCCAGTGGCTGGGGTCACTGGGTATCTTCTCTCCCCACACACACTGTACTAGTTGA
Encoded proteins:
- the BAHD1 gene encoding bromo adjacent homology domain-containing 1 protein isoform X4 → MTHTRRKSLPMLSSGPSGRREPLQMEGSSTEPGAESVEAGMPESPGHFTGRRKNYPLRKRPLVPEKPKACKVLLTRLENVAGPRSADEADELPPDLPKPPSPAPSSEDPGLAQPRKRRLASLNAEALNNLLLEREDASSLVGTRRSRGGDSHRSRDRAAGGWSSSKKRPRLEDLGGGSRDLSPEPAPDEGARRDGDPAPKRLASLNAAAFLKLSQERELPLRPPRAHPEAEGRSAEPPALRAPRPKWANKINGKNYPKAQQGPGSGEAVGPLDWQRHPEEPWPSATPRGPASQPPYQPLSKALESPLGLRPHLPLLMGGQAALKPEPGRPGEESPAPKQELHQPSFPTPQLSPLPMPGNPAHYSGLCGRPELTALGSFYLYCSQDGLQCGGYAPCPMLPEGKLSPVAAPNEGLLLAPSSVPAGTPFQHTPWGSRYCSSEDTGVNGYSICEMLPPSLTHIGTTCGGCPYKMPFAAEGCRSLGQLEFPLPEAGHPASPAHPLLGCPVPSVPPAAEPVPHLQTPTSEPQTVARACPQSAKPPSGSKSGLRTGSSCRHTARSKAACRPSHPKQPRVQRPRPRRRRRRRTNGWVPVGAACEKAVYVLDEPEPAIRKSYQAVERHGETIRVRDTVLLKSGPRKTSTPYVAKISALWENPESGELMMSLLWYYRPEHLQGGRSPSMHEPLQNEVFASRHQDQNSVACIEEKCYVLTFAEYCRFCAMAKRRGEGLPSRKTALVPPSADYSTPPHRTVPEDTDPELVFLCRHVYDFRHGRILKNPQ
- the BAHD1 gene encoding bromo adjacent homology domain-containing 1 protein isoform X2; the protein is MRVPHSASEKDWKYPMTHTRRKSLPMLSSGPSGRREPLQMEGSSTEPGAESVEAGMPESPGHFTGRRKNYPLRKRPLVPEKPKACKVLLTRLENVAGPRSADEADELPPDLPKPPSPAPSSEDPGLAQPRKRRLASLNAEALNNLLLEREDASSLVGTRRSRGGDSHRSRDRAAGGWSSSKKRPRLEDLGGGSRDLSPEPAPDEGARRDGDPAPKRLASLNAAAFLKLSQERELPLRPPRAHPEAEGRSAEPPALRAPRPKWANKINGKNYPKAQQGPGSGEAVGPLDWQRHPEEPWPSATPRGPASQPPYQPLSKALESPLGLRPHLPLLMGGQAALKPEPGRPGEESPAPKQELHQPSFPTPQLSPLPMPGNPAHYSGLCGRPELTALGSFYLYCSQDGLQCGGYAPCPMLPEGKLSPVAAPNEGLLLAPSSVPAGTPFQHTPWGSRYCSSEDTGVNGYSICEMLPPSLTHIGTTCGGCPYKMPFAAGCRSLGQLEFPLPEAGHPASPAHPLLGCPVPSVPPAAEPVPHLQTPTSEPQTVARACPQSAKPPSGSKSGLRTGSSCRHTARSKAACRPSHPKQPRVQRPRPRRRRRRRTNGWVPVGAACEKAVYVLDEPEPAIRKSYQAVERHGETIRVRDTVLLKSGPRKTSTPYVAKISALWENPESGELMMSLLWYYRPEHLQGGRSPSMHEPLQNEVFASRHQDQNSVACIEEKCYVLTFAEYCRFCAMAKRRGEGLPSRKTALVPPSADYSTPPHRTVPEDTDPELVFLCRHVYDFRHGRILKNPQ
- the BAHD1 gene encoding bromo adjacent homology domain-containing 1 protein isoform X1; protein product: MRVPHSASEKDWKYPMTHTRRKSLPMLSSGPSGRREPLQMEGSSTEPGAESVEAGMPESPGHFTGRRKNYPLRKRPLVPEKPKACKVLLTRLENVAGPRSADEADELPPDLPKPPSPAPSSEDPGLAQPRKRRLASLNAEALNNLLLEREDASSLVGTRRSRGGDSHRSRDRAAGGWSSSKKRPRLEDLGGGSRDLSPEPAPDEGARRDGDPAPKRLASLNAAAFLKLSQERELPLRPPRAHPEAEGRSAEPPALRAPRPKWANKINGKNYPKAQQGPGSGEAVGPLDWQRHPEEPWPSATPRGPASQPPYQPLSKALESPLGLRPHLPLLMGGQAALKPEPGRPGEESPAPKQELHQPSFPTPQLSPLPMPGNPAHYSGLCGRPELTALGSFYLYCSQDGLQCGGYAPCPMLPEGKLSPVAAPNEGLLLAPSSVPAGTPFQHTPWGSRYCSSEDTGVNGYSICEMLPPSLTHIGTTCGGCPYKMPFAAEGCRSLGQLEFPLPEAGHPASPAHPLLGCPVPSVPPAAEPVPHLQTPTSEPQTVARACPQSAKPPSGSKSGLRTGSSCRHTARSKAACRPSHPKQPRVQRPRPRRRRRRRTNGWVPVGAACEKAVYVLDEPEPAIRKSYQAVERHGETIRVRDTVLLKSGPRKTSTPYVAKISALWENPESGELMMSLLWYYRPEHLQGGRSPSMHEPLQNEVFASRHQDQNSVACIEEKCYVLTFAEYCRFCAMAKRRGEGLPSRKTALVPPSADYSTPPHRTVPEDTDPELVFLCRHVYDFRHGRILKNPQ
- the BAHD1 gene encoding bromo adjacent homology domain-containing 1 protein isoform X3 gives rise to the protein MRVPHSASEKDWKYPMTHTRRKSLPMLSSGPSGRREPLQMEGSSTEPGAESVEAGMPESPGHFTGRRKNYPLRKRPLVPEKPKACKVLLTRLENVAGPRSADEADELPPDLPKPPSPAPSSEDPGLAQPRKRRLASLNAEALNNLLLEREDASSLVGTRRSRGGDSHRSRDRAAGGWSSSKKRPRLEDLGGGSRDLSPEPAPDEGARRDGDPAPKRLASLNAAAFLKLSQERELPLRPPRAHPEAEGRSAEPPALRAPRPKWANKINGKNYPKAQQGPGSGEAVGPLDWQRHPEEPWPSATPRGPASQPPYQPLSKALESPLGLRPHLPLLMGGQAALKPEPGRPGEESPAPKQELHQPSFPTPQLSPLPMPGNPAHYSGLCGRPELTALGSFYLYCSQDGLQCGGYAPCPMLPEGKLSPVAAPNEGLLLAPSSVPAGTPFQHTPWGSRYCSSEDTGVNGYSICEMLPPSLTHIGTTCGGCPYKMPFAAEGCRSLGQLEFPLPEAGHPASPAHPLLGCPVPSVPPAAEPVPHLQTPTSEPQTVARACPQSAKPPSGSKSGLRTGSSCRHTARSKAACRPSHPKQPRVQRPRPRRRRRRRTNGWVPVGAACEKAVYVLDEPEPAIRKSYQAVERHGETIRVRDTVLLKSGPRKTSTPYVAKISALWENPESGELMMSLLWYYRPEHLQGGRSPSMHENEVFASRHQDQNSVACIEEKCYVLTFAEYCRFCAMAKRRGEGLPSRKTALVPPSADYSTPPHRTVPEDTDPELVFLCRHVYDFRHGRILKNPQ